One Jannaschia sp. GRR-S6-38 genomic window carries:
- a CDS encoding SDR family oxidoreductase — protein MEIQTKTALVTGAGGLIGGGIIDHLLARGWRVAALDVAGLEALAAPAGGDLLRVEADVADEDAVARATREVGDWGGDLDLLVNNAGMAGAVSGPVEMLDRAGWDRRLAVNLTGPFLMAKHFAPALRAARGCIVNITSTRAHMSEPDCESYAASKGGLLALTHALAVSLGPELRVNAVAPGWIAAADADLSDADHAQHPAGRVGTPQDVAEAVAYLAEAGFLTGQEIVLDGGMTRKMIYVE, from the coding sequence ATGGAGATCCAAACCAAGACGGCGCTTGTGACCGGCGCGGGCGGGCTGATCGGCGGCGGCATCATCGACCATCTTCTCGCCCGCGGCTGGCGCGTCGCCGCGCTGGACGTCGCCGGGCTCGAGGCGCTGGCCGCGCCCGCCGGCGGCGACTTGCTGCGCGTCGAGGCGGATGTCGCCGACGAGGACGCCGTCGCCCGGGCCACGCGCGAGGTGGGCGACTGGGGCGGCGACCTGGATCTTCTGGTGAACAATGCCGGGATGGCGGGCGCGGTGTCGGGGCCGGTCGAGATGCTGGACCGCGCCGGCTGGGACCGGCGGCTCGCGGTCAACCTGACCGGGCCATTCTTGATGGCCAAGCATTTCGCGCCCGCCCTGCGCGCGGCGCGGGGCTGCATCGTCAACATCACCTCGACCCGCGCCCACATGTCCGAGCCCGATTGCGAAAGCTACGCGGCCTCCAAGGGCGGGCTTCTGGCGCTGACCCACGCGCTGGCGGTCAGCCTCGGGCCCGAGCTGCGGGTGAACGCCGTGGCGCCGGGCTGGATCGCGGCTGCGGATGCCGACCTCAGCGACGCCGACCATGCCCAGCACCCTGCGGGCCGCGTCGGCACACCGCAGGACGTGGCCGAGGCGGTGGCCTACCTCGCCGAGGCCGGCTTTCTGACGGGCCAGGAAATCGTCCTCGACGGGGGCATGACGCGGAAGATGATCTATGTCGAATAA
- a CDS encoding 2-isopropylmalate synthase, whose amino-acid sequence MTQPTDKSHVSPRADENRVVIFDTTLRDGEQSPGATMTHDEKLEIASMLDEMGVDIIEAGFPIASDGDFAAVSEIAKNADRATICGLARANFKDIDRCWEAVRHAKSPRIHTFIGTSPLHRAIPNLTRDEMAERIHETVTHARNLCDNVQWSPMDATRTEWDYLARAVEIAIKAGATTINIPDTVGYTAPNESAALIRRLIAEVPGAGEVVFATHCHNDLGMATANALAAVEGGARQIECTINGLGERAGNTALEEVVMALKVRHDIMPFTTGVDTTKLMALSRRVAAVSGFPVQFNKAIVGKNAFAHESGIHQDGMLKNAETFEIMRPEDVGLSETSLVMGKHSGRAALRSKMKELGYTLADNQLADVFVRFKALADRKKEIYDDDLIALMQDEERTGEDRIKVERLRVVCGTECPQEAELTLVIDGEKKSSEATGDGPVDAAFNAVKALVPHRARLQLYQVSAVTEGTDAQATVTVRMEEDGRIVSGQSADTDTVVASVRAYVNALNRLLMRREKTGRDAREISYKDAG is encoded by the coding sequence ATGACCCAACCCACCGACAAATCCCACGTATCGCCCCGGGCGGACGAGAACCGCGTGGTCATCTTCGACACGACCCTGCGCGACGGCGAGCAATCGCCCGGCGCGACGATGACCCATGACGAGAAGCTGGAGATCGCCTCCATGCTCGACGAGATGGGCGTCGACATCATCGAGGCGGGCTTTCCCATCGCCTCGGACGGCGATTTCGCCGCCGTGTCGGAGATCGCGAAAAATGCCGACCGCGCCACGATCTGCGGGCTGGCGCGGGCGAATTTCAAGGATATCGACCGCTGCTGGGAGGCGGTGCGCCATGCGAAATCGCCCCGCATCCACACCTTCATCGGCACCTCGCCCCTGCACCGCGCCATCCCGAACCTGACCCGCGACGAGATGGCCGAGCGGATCCACGAGACGGTCACCCATGCCCGCAACCTCTGCGACAACGTGCAGTGGTCGCCGATGGACGCGACGCGGACCGAATGGGATTACCTGGCGCGCGCGGTCGAGATCGCGATCAAGGCCGGCGCCACGACGATCAACATCCCCGACACGGTCGGCTACACCGCCCCGAACGAGAGCGCCGCGCTGATCCGCCGCCTGATCGCCGAGGTGCCGGGCGCGGGCGAGGTGGTCTTCGCCACGCATTGTCACAACGACCTCGGGATGGCGACGGCCAATGCGCTGGCCGCGGTCGAGGGCGGCGCGCGGCAGATCGAATGCACGATCAACGGGCTGGGCGAGCGGGCGGGCAACACCGCGCTGGAGGAGGTCGTGATGGCCCTGAAGGTGCGCCACGACATCATGCCCTTCACCACCGGCGTGGACACGACCAAGCTGATGGCGCTCTCGCGCCGCGTGGCCGCCGTCTCGGGCTTCCCGGTCCAGTTCAACAAGGCGATCGTCGGCAAGAACGCCTTCGCCCACGAGAGCGGCATCCACCAGGACGGGATGCTGAAGAACGCCGAGACCTTCGAGATCATGCGCCCCGAGGATGTGGGCCTCAGCGAGACCTCGCTGGTCATGGGCAAGCATTCGGGCCGGGCCGCGCTGCGCTCGAAGATGAAGGAGCTGGGCTATACGCTGGCCGACAATCAGCTCGCCGATGTCTTCGTACGGTTCAAGGCGCTGGCCGACCGCAAGAAGGAGATCTACGACGACGACCTGATCGCGCTGATGCAGGACGAGGAGCGCACCGGCGAGGACCGCATCAAGGTCGAGCGGCTGCGCGTCGTCTGCGGCACCGAGTGCCCGCAGGAGGCCGAGCTGACGCTGGTGATCGACGGCGAGAAGAAGTCGTCCGAGGCGACCGGCGACGGCCCCGTCGACGCGGCCTTCAACGCCGTGAAGGCGCTGGTCCCGCACCGCGCGCGGCTGCAGCTCTACCAGGTCTCCGCGGTGACCGAGGGCACCGACGCGCAGGCCACTGTGACCGTGCGGATGGAGGAGGACGGGCGCATCGTCTCGGGCCAGTCGGCCGATACCGACACCGTCGTCGCCAGCGTTCGCGCCTATGTCAACGCGCTCAACCGGCTGCTGATGCGTCGCGAGAAGACCGGCCGCGACGCGCGGGAGATCAGCTACAAGGACGCCGGCTGA
- a CDS encoding SDR family NAD(P)-dependent oxidoreductase, translating to MSNNALVIGASGGIGAALAERLARDYAVTRLSRSADGLDVTDPASIERVLGAVEGPFAVVFVASGILAPPGHAPEKALDAIDAEAMARTMAVNAIGPALVLKALVGKLAPGARIGVLTARVGSIGDNGMGGWYSYRASKAAANQITHGAAIELGRKDKQSVVVALHPGTVETSFTEGYKAKKLSPEDAADKLVGVLMGLDPAQSGGFFDYAAKPIEW from the coding sequence ATGTCGAATAATGCACTCGTGATCGGCGCTTCGGGCGGGATCGGCGCGGCGCTGGCCGAGAGATTGGCGCGCGACTACGCCGTAACGCGGCTCAGCCGCAGCGCGGACGGCCTGGACGTGACCGACCCCGCTTCGATCGAGCGCGTGCTGGGCGCGGTGGAGGGGCCCTTCGCGGTGGTCTTCGTGGCCTCCGGCATCCTCGCGCCGCCGGGCCACGCCCCCGAAAAGGCGCTCGACGCGATCGACGCCGAGGCGATGGCGCGCACGATGGCGGTCAATGCCATCGGCCCCGCGCTGGTGTTGAAGGCGCTGGTGGGCAAGCTCGCGCCAGGCGCCCGGATCGGCGTGCTGACCGCGCGCGTGGGCTCCATCGGCGACAACGGCATGGGCGGCTGGTACAGCTACCGCGCCTCGAAGGCCGCGGCCAACCAGATCACGCACGGCGCCGCGATCGAACTGGGCCGCAAGGACAAGCAATCGGTCGTCGTCGCGCTGCATCCCGGCACCGTCGAGACATCCTTCACCGAAGGCTACAAGGCCAAGAAACTGTCGCCCGAGGACGCGGCCGACAAGCTGGTCGGCGTGCTGATGGGGCTCGACCCGGCGCAGTCGGGCGGGTTCTTCGATTATGCCGCGAAGCCCATCGAATGGTGA
- a CDS encoding cryptochrome/photolyase family protein — MVTPRLILVLGDQLSDDLSALRQGDPDRDVVVMAEVQAETDYVPHHPKKIAFLFAAMRKHAAHLRAAGWTVRYTTLDDPENTQSIPGELLRAADATGATEVIATEPGEFRLISALEDAPVPVSLLPDDRFLASHAEFEDWAEGRKELRMEWFYRDMRRKTGLLMEGDKPVGGKWNYDAENRKSPPKGLSGPGPLRFEPDETVQEVLALVRERFGNRYGSLDDFWFATDRNGALEALEHFVAHSLPGFGDYQDAMVTGQPFLYHALLGLYLNAGLLGWRETCEAAEAAYEAGDAPLNAVEGFIRQIIGWREYIRGIYFREGPDYVTRNALGATRDLPEFYWTADTDMRCLRECISTTMAEAYAHHIQRLMVTGNFALLAGLDPHQVHEWYLVVYADAYEWVESPNVIGMSQFADGGIVGSKPYVSGGNYINKMSDYCKHCDYAVSKKTGEGACPFNLLYWHFLNRHRERFGSNPRMAQMYRTWDRMDEARRKTVIAEGDAILARLDAGARL, encoded by the coding sequence ATGGTGACGCCCCGGCTGATCCTGGTGCTGGGCGACCAGCTGTCCGACGATCTCAGCGCGCTGCGGCAGGGCGACCCGGACCGCGACGTGGTTGTCATGGCCGAGGTGCAGGCCGAGACGGATTACGTCCCGCACCATCCCAAGAAGATCGCCTTCCTCTTCGCCGCGATGCGCAAGCATGCCGCGCATCTGCGCGCCGCGGGCTGGACGGTGCGCTACACGACGCTGGACGATCCCGAAAACACGCAATCCATCCCGGGCGAACTGCTCCGCGCCGCAGACGCCACCGGCGCGACCGAGGTGATCGCGACGGAACCGGGCGAGTTCCGCCTGATCTCCGCGCTGGAGGACGCGCCCGTCCCGGTCTCGCTGCTGCCGGACGACCGCTTCTTGGCCAGCCATGCCGAGTTCGAGGACTGGGCCGAGGGCCGCAAGGAGCTGCGGATGGAGTGGTTCTACCGCGACATGCGCCGCAAGACGGGGCTCCTGATGGAGGGCGACAAGCCCGTGGGCGGCAAGTGGAACTACGATGCCGAGAACCGCAAATCGCCGCCCAAGGGCCTTTCGGGGCCCGGTCCGCTGCGCTTCGAGCCCGACGAGACGGTGCAGGAGGTGCTGGCGCTGGTGCGCGAGCGCTTCGGCAACCGCTACGGCAGCCTCGACGACTTCTGGTTCGCCACGGATCGGAACGGCGCGCTCGAGGCGCTGGAGCATTTCGTCGCCCACAGCCTGCCCGGCTTCGGCGACTACCAGGACGCGATGGTGACCGGGCAGCCCTTCCTCTACCACGCGCTTCTCGGCCTCTACCTCAATGCCGGGCTGCTGGGCTGGCGCGAGACCTGCGAAGCGGCGGAGGCGGCCTATGAGGCGGGCGATGCGCCGCTGAACGCGGTCGAGGGGTTCATCCGCCAGATCATCGGCTGGCGCGAATACATCCGCGGCATCTATTTCCGCGAGGGACCCGACTACGTGACCCGCAACGCGCTGGGGGCGACCCGCGACTTGCCGGAATTCTACTGGACCGCGGATACCGACATGCGCTGCCTGCGCGAATGCATCTCGACCACGATGGCCGAGGCCTATGCCCACCACATCCAGCGCCTGATGGTAACGGGCAATTTCGCCCTTCTGGCGGGGCTCGACCCCCATCAGGTCCATGAATGGTATCTCGTGGTCTATGCCGACGCCTATGAATGGGTCGAAAGCCCGAACGTCATCGGGATGAGCCAGTTCGCCGATGGCGGCATCGTGGGGTCCAAGCCCTACGTGTCGGGGGGCAACTACATCAACAAGATGTCGGATTACTGCAAGCATTGCGACTACGCGGTCTCGAAGAAGACCGGCGAGGGCGCCTGCCCGTTCAACCTGCTTTACTGGCACTTTCTGAACCGCCACCGCGAGCGGTTCGGATCGAACCCGCGCATGGCGCAGATGTATCGGACCTGGGACCGTATGGACGAGGCGCGCCGCAAGACGGTGATCGCCGAGGGCGACGCCATCCTTGCGCGGCTGGACGCGGGCGCGCGTCTCTGA